A single genomic interval of Fibrobacter sp. UWEL harbors:
- a CDS encoding TrpB-like pyridoxal phosphate-dependent enzyme has translation MRNCSSLKIDGPCKTYLDESELPTQWYNVRADMKKKPAPLVNPGTGKPMGFEDLRPVFCDELIKQELDNDTAYIDIPKDIQTFYKMYRPSPLVRAYFLEQALGTPAHIYYKFEGNNTSGSHKLNSAIAQAYYAKQQGLKGVTTETGAGQWGTALSMASAFFGIDCQVYMVKCSYEQKPFRREVMRTYGASVTPSPSMNTNIGRKINADFPGTTGSLGCAISEAVEAAVSQEGYRYVLGSVLNQVLLHQSVIGLEAHAALKKLGVKPDLIIGCAGGGSNLGGLISPFMGEKLRGEADYDFLAIEPASCPSFTRGKYAYDFCDTGMVCPLAKMYTLGSSFIPSANHAGGLRYHGMSSILSELYDQGLMRAASVEQTKVFEAAKLFAQTEGILPAPESSHAIRATIDEALKCKESGEQKTILFGLTGTGYFDMVAYEKFNDGVMNDYIPTDDDIAKSLAKLPNVGC, from the coding sequence ATGCGCAACTGCTCTTCCCTGAAGATTGACGGTCCCTGCAAGACCTATCTTGATGAATCTGAACTCCCGACCCAGTGGTACAACGTCCGTGCCGACATGAAGAAGAAGCCCGCACCCCTGGTAAATCCGGGTACCGGCAAGCCCATGGGGTTTGAAGACCTGCGCCCCGTTTTCTGCGATGAATTGATCAAGCAGGAACTGGATAACGATACTGCTTATATCGATATTCCTAAGGACATCCAGACTTTCTACAAGATGTACCGCCCGTCTCCGCTGGTTCGCGCCTACTTCCTGGAACAGGCTCTCGGAACTCCGGCACACATCTATTATAAGTTTGAAGGCAACAACACCAGCGGTTCTCACAAGCTGAACTCCGCTATAGCCCAGGCCTACTACGCAAAGCAGCAGGGCCTTAAGGGTGTGACCACCGAAACTGGTGCAGGCCAGTGGGGTACCGCTCTTTCCATGGCTTCCGCCTTCTTTGGCATCGACTGCCAGGTTTACATGGTGAAGTGCTCCTACGAACAGAAGCCCTTCCGCCGCGAAGTGATGCGCACCTACGGTGCTTCCGTTACTCCGTCTCCTTCCATGAACACCAACATCGGCCGCAAGATCAACGCAGACTTCCCGGGCACCACCGGTTCTCTGGGTTGCGCAATTTCTGAAGCAGTTGAAGCTGCTGTTTCTCAGGAAGGCTACCGCTACGTTCTCGGTTCCGTGCTGAACCAGGTTCTTTTGCACCAGTCCGTGATTGGTCTTGAAGCTCACGCCGCCCTCAAGAAGCTTGGCGTTAAGCCGGACCTGATCATCGGTTGCGCAGGCGGTGGTTCTAACCTTGGTGGTTTGATTTCTCCGTTCATGGGCGAAAAGCTCCGTGGCGAAGCCGACTACGACTTCCTGGCTATTGAACCTGCTAGCTGCCCCAGCTTTACTCGCGGTAAGTATGCTTACGACTTCTGCGATACCGGCATGGTGTGCCCGCTTGCTAAGATGTACACTCTGGGTTCCAGCTTCATTCCGTCTGCAAACCACGCTGGTGGCCTGCGCTATCACGGCATGAGCTCTATCCTTTCTGAACTCTACGATCAGGGCCTGATGCGCGCTGCTTCCGTGGAACAGACCAAGGTGTTCGAAGCTGCAAAGCTCTTTGCTCAGACCGAAGGTATCTTGCCCGCTCCTGAATCCAGCCACGCAATTCGCGCTACCATCGACGAAGCTCTCAAGTGCAAGGAATCTGGCGAACAGAAGACCATTCTCTTCGGCCTTACCGGTACCGGTTACTTCGACATGGTTGCTTACGAAAAGTTCAATGACGGCGTCATGAATGACTACATCCCGACAGATGATGACATCGCCAAGAGCCTCGCTAAGCTTCCCAATGTAGGCTGCTAG
- a CDS encoding co-chaperone YbbN produces MRVFKYFARAVALVASIGIAAQAEEAIKIVHVNDSNFEKEIMYTDKPTILDITSTSCPPCLIMIPTLIDVAKKYPDIKVASVVMESDNVQKIKNTLPIQAFPTFFFIKDGKIINRIQGAASEEQLLAALQYTPKAQPTAKPAKKSKKNSPKNLSCSVNGEFGGLKNHVTISFVFSNDHIDNVDIVTDVFITPDMESRRASIKSRFEQSSKGTVEETMTGFRLHTANESPFVKAMNMQRNSSYAEMKAGLEMQGYKCK; encoded by the coding sequence ATGAGAGTATTTAAATATTTCGCAAGAGCTGTAGCTCTGGTCGCATCTATTGGCATTGCTGCCCAGGCTGAAGAAGCCATCAAGATCGTGCATGTCAACGACAGCAATTTCGAAAAAGAAATTATGTATACGGACAAGCCAACTATTCTGGATATTACATCCACCAGCTGCCCACCTTGCTTGATCATGATTCCCACGCTCATTGATGTGGCCAAGAAGTATCCCGACATCAAGGTGGCCTCCGTTGTTATGGAAAGCGACAATGTTCAGAAAATCAAGAATACCTTACCTATTCAGGCCTTCCCCACTTTCTTCTTTATTAAGGACGGCAAGATTATCAATCGTATTCAGGGTGCCGCCAGCGAAGAACAGCTGTTGGCAGCTCTCCAGTACACTCCTAAGGCACAGCCCACAGCAAAGCCCGCGAAGAAATCCAAGAAGAACAGTCCCAAGAACCTCTCTTGCTCCGTCAATGGGGAATTTGGTGGCCTCAAGAATCACGTAACCATTTCTTTCGTTTTTAGCAACGATCATATTGATAACGTAGATATTGTTACAGACGTGTTTATCACGCCGGATATGGAAAGCCGCCGCGCTAGCATCAAGTCTCGTTTTGAACAAAGCTCCAAGGGCACTGTCGAAGAAACAATGACTGGCTTCAGGCTCCACACCGCAAACGAAAGCCCCTTTGTAAAGGCCATGAACATGCAGCGCAATTCCTCTTACGCCGAAATGAAGGCTGGCCTGGAAATGCAGGGCTACAAGTGTAAGTAG
- a CDS encoding DUF6055 domain-containing protein, whose protein sequence is MARVKRFLTTAGFIGFAALFAQSVQAQNITWKPVCVSAGHTLLASSDHFEICKKATHDDGTANNATLDNATAQTALKTLEQIFTTYHDSAQWMYPQPSNANEKLKSVAYLFEDSKMGALYGGGNTEACVKNAAGKDECSPGLWLGSGAFKDLWGLAHEYAHGLQSVAGWMGSNATAGWICESHANWMAHQVNPTDAHYCSEALINFPYLYYGSSRDRYCNWQFMEHLKEEFGGGWKGVQMVNRMWMNKINDGETGYQTQTPFSAMLGAYDWKYSDMTEQFGKFAMKNATLEYQGAKKALYKKTWGDYEFATRRATGYGDIYRRHSRVTMLNQIEIASDAAPVYEVPSYWAPQRFGYNLVRLYPDAAGKVTVKFRGIVQQSKPASEYGCKGNESSWVYENNNWVQKSTCNLSPGKMPDPNSSWTVGLVAEGADGTPRYSEMKSGTAFNLEIETKANDKALWLTVTATPKELYTVTWDQFYYTIYRYPYMIKVENGAPEGYEPGAWESDSYINPVGAAGGGLINYSTHKNGGGQVGYKAKVDSTVYVGPKARVTEGTITGNVRIEDFAVVKGGTISGNAVVRGRALVSGGTMSGDAILEEDAWLVSGSISGKAKVGALSIIVNSTITDNAQVYGVMWAVANKKLSGTAQLRGDLENNFTKELTSGVFYGMVDDGMLADATYGANRTSAPAEATADYSNATWYAIAEDSTPGDIVPADSLPDFVKKIRPATALPQASSAKFDAKGRLQSTFGSKRRNKFYKLF, encoded by the coding sequence ATGGCTAGGGTAAAAAGGTTCTTGACCACCGCAGGTTTTATTGGGTTTGCTGCATTGTTCGCCCAGAGCGTTCAGGCACAAAATATTACATGGAAGCCCGTTTGTGTATCTGCGGGACATACATTGCTAGCAAGTTCCGATCATTTTGAAATCTGTAAGAAGGCGACCCATGACGATGGCACCGCCAATAACGCCACCTTGGATAATGCCACGGCGCAAACTGCGTTAAAGACTCTGGAACAGATTTTTACGACTTATCATGATTCCGCCCAGTGGATGTATCCGCAGCCCAGCAACGCCAACGAAAAACTGAAGAGCGTCGCTTACCTTTTCGAGGATTCCAAGATGGGAGCCCTCTATGGAGGTGGCAACACAGAAGCTTGCGTAAAAAACGCCGCAGGGAAGGACGAATGTTCTCCGGGTCTGTGGCTTGGCTCAGGAGCCTTTAAGGACTTGTGGGGCTTAGCTCACGAATACGCTCATGGTTTGCAGAGTGTGGCTGGATGGATGGGCAGTAACGCAACCGCCGGCTGGATTTGCGAATCTCACGCCAACTGGATGGCCCATCAGGTGAATCCCACCGATGCTCATTACTGCTCCGAGGCTCTGATTAATTTCCCGTATCTGTATTATGGCAGTTCCCGCGACCGCTATTGCAACTGGCAGTTCATGGAACACCTGAAAGAAGAATTCGGCGGCGGTTGGAAAGGTGTGCAGATGGTCAATCGCATGTGGATGAACAAGATTAACGATGGTGAAACAGGCTACCAGACTCAGACTCCGTTCAGCGCCATGCTTGGGGCTTACGACTGGAAGTACTCCGACATGACGGAACAATTCGGCAAGTTCGCCATGAAGAACGCCACCCTGGAATACCAGGGCGCAAAGAAGGCTCTTTACAAGAAGACCTGGGGCGACTACGAGTTTGCTACCCGCAGAGCTACTGGCTATGGCGATATTTACCGTAGGCACAGCCGCGTGACCATGCTGAACCAAATCGAGATCGCCTCCGACGCAGCCCCCGTCTACGAAGTCCCCAGCTACTGGGCTCCGCAACGCTTTGGCTACAATCTGGTTCGCCTCTATCCTGACGCCGCAGGAAAAGTTACCGTAAAGTTCCGTGGCATTGTTCAGCAGTCTAAACCCGCCAGCGAATATGGCTGCAAGGGTAACGAAAGTTCCTGGGTGTACGAAAACAACAACTGGGTACAAAAAAGTACTTGCAATCTTTCTCCGGGAAAAATGCCTGACCCCAATTCCAGCTGGACTGTGGGCCTCGTTGCCGAAGGTGCTGACGGCACACCCCGTTATAGCGAAATGAAATCCGGCACCGCCTTCAATTTGGAAATCGAAACCAAGGCAAATGACAAGGCTCTGTGGCTTACCGTAACAGCAACTCCCAAGGAACTTTATACCGTTACCTGGGACCAGTTCTACTATACCATTTATCGTTATCCCTATATGATTAAGGTGGAGAATGGCGCACCTGAAGGCTATGAGCCAGGAGCCTGGGAAAGCGATTCATACATTAATCCGGTTGGAGCTGCTGGGGGAGGGCTCATCAACTACAGCACTCACAAAAATGGGGGTGGCCAGGTAGGATATAAAGCCAAGGTAGATTCTACGGTTTACGTGGGTCCCAAAGCTCGAGTTACAGAAGGAACTATTACAGGAAACGTCCGTATCGAAGATTTCGCTGTGGTGAAAGGCGGAACCATATCTGGAAACGCAGTGGTTCGCGGTCGCGCTCTTGTTTCTGGCGGCACCATGAGCGGCGACGCCATTCTTGAAGAAGATGCCTGGCTTGTAAGCGGCTCCATTTCTGGCAAGGCCAAGGTAGGTGCGCTTTCCATTATCGTAAACAGCACCATTACTGATAACGCACAGGTTTATGGCGTTATGTGGGCAGTAGCCAACAAGAAACTTAGTGGAACTGCACAACTCCGCGGCGACTTAGAAAACAACTTTACTAAGGAACTGACCTCTGGTGTATTCTACGGCATGGTGGACGATGGCATGCTCGCTGACGCCACCTACGGCGCAAACCGCACCTCCGCACCCGCAGAAGCGACGGCAGACTATAGCAACGCCACCTGGTACGCCATTGCAGAAGACTCTACCCCTGGGGACATCGTTCCCGCAGATTCATTGCCAGATTTTGTCAAGAAAATTCGTCCCGCAACCGCATTACCACAGGCGAGTAGCGCCAAGTTTGACGCCAAGGGGCGATTGCAAAGTACCTTCGGCAGCAAGCGCAGGAACAAGTTTTACAAATTATTCTAG